The following proteins come from a genomic window of Gimesia chilikensis:
- a CDS encoding DUF1501 domain-containing protein has product MNSKPMQPCPGPVGRREFLKIGGLGLGALSGGFDPNLTRLLAGEQSPAGLNKDFSVILLWANGGPSHIDTFDMKPLAPSEYRGEFSPIKTNVPGMEICQLLPNLAQMADKFSIVRSLHHNRNEHSGGTCRFLSGYTPTAANPGDAEYPEMGSVVASQLEHQVRDIPLFIANTKFYGGGPAYLGPAYSPFMFSGDPNSSKFSVDNLSVNDSAAAALKKRNQLLSQFDTFRRELDKSGSMSALDKFNNRALAMLTSDRTSKAFDLSAEPEALRDEYGRTTWGQGLLLARRLVESGVRLVQLQASFRLSKKAGRTSNWDDHSVNADIFQAYRERMPVFDQAVPALINDLQRRGLDQNVLFIFCGEFGRTPLVRNQDKSKRPGRDHWCRAMSIFLAGGGLKMGQAIGATNAKGEHPVDRVMNSNDLLATIYQKFGIDTHQAYYDNTGRPIPILTDGKPIPELL; this is encoded by the coding sequence ATGAACAGCAAACCGATGCAGCCTTGTCCCGGCCCTGTGGGTCGGCGGGAATTTCTGAAAATTGGCGGACTCGGTCTGGGCGCGCTCTCTGGCGGCTTTGATCCCAACCTGACGCGTCTGCTGGCGGGAGAACAGAGTCCAGCCGGGCTCAACAAGGATTTTTCCGTCATCCTGCTCTGGGCCAACGGCGGCCCCAGCCATATCGATACCTTCGACATGAAACCGCTGGCCCCCTCAGAATACCGGGGGGAATTCAGTCCGATCAAAACCAACGTCCCCGGCATGGAGATCTGTCAGCTGCTGCCGAACCTGGCCCAAATGGCGGACAAGTTTTCGATCGTCCGCAGTCTGCACCACAACCGGAATGAACACTCGGGCGGCACCTGTCGATTTCTCTCAGGCTATACACCGACCGCGGCCAATCCCGGTGATGCGGAGTATCCCGAAATGGGATCGGTCGTCGCCAGCCAGCTCGAACACCAGGTCCGCGACATTCCCCTGTTTATCGCCAACACCAAATTTTACGGCGGAGGTCCGGCTTACCTGGGACCGGCTTACAGTCCGTTCATGTTCAGCGGTGATCCCAACAGTTCGAAATTCTCAGTTGACAATCTTTCCGTCAACGATTCCGCTGCAGCAGCTCTTAAAAAACGTAATCAGTTGCTGAGCCAGTTCGATACGTTCCGCCGTGAACTGGATAAGAGCGGTTCGATGTCCGCGCTGGACAAGTTCAACAATCGGGCGCTGGCCATGCTGACCAGTGACCGGACGAGCAAAGCCTTTGACCTCTCGGCTGAACCGGAGGCGCTTCGCGACGAATACGGGCGGACCACCTGGGGACAGGGCTTACTGCTGGCCCGTCGGCTGGTGGAATCGGGCGTCAGGCTGGTCCAGTTGCAGGCCAGCTTCCGACTCTCCAAAAAAGCGGGCCGCACCAGTAATTGGGACGATCATTCTGTCAACGCCGACATCTTCCAGGCATACCGGGAACGCATGCCCGTCTTCGACCAGGCGGTTCCCGCCCTGATCAATGACCTGCAGCGCCGGGGACTGGATCAGAATGTCCTGTTCATCTTCTGCGGTGAATTCGGCCGCACCCCGCTGGTCCGAAATCAGGACAAAAGCAAACGCCCCGGTCGCGACCACTGGTGCCGGGCTATGAGTATCTTCCTGGCCGGGGGAGGACTCAAAATGGGCCAGGCAATCGGTGCGACCAATGCCAAAGGGGAACATCCCGTCGATCGCGTCATGAACAGTAATGATCTACTGGCAACGATTTATCAAAAGTTCGGCATCGATACGCACCAGGCCTACTACGACAATACCGGCCGCCCAATCCCGATCCTGACTGACGGCAAACCGATTCCTGAGCTGCTCTAA
- a CDS encoding DUF1549 and DUF1553 domain-containing protein, with product MKLFKANITGTRVISSLGAFLLTICCCSPMLLSAETEFKPVKITPEATVRMKVWPERIHLRGRDSRQQLLVTGITAAETTHDLTRAVRFHFKDPQLATIDAAGVLTPRATGKTELQIKWGSHTKSIPIEVEEGETYLPLDFTNDIAPILTRQGCNGGGCHGKSGGRGGFQLSLFGFQPEQDYEWVTRDIRGRRIFPASPEDSLLLRKATMKIPHGGGKRLEESSPEYARLVRWIEANTPHGPADAPELVKLTVEPEFESLGHNEQQQLTGTAHYSDGSRRDVTPLVEFRSNDTSVGTVDERGLVTSLERTGETSVLALYQGEVSVAKILVPSTEQPESWPDFPIANFIDEHIQRKLKVLQVPPSPLADDATFIRRASLQIAGRIPTPDEVESYANSTDPDKRNKLIARLVRSGDYADHFAQKWSDLLRNKRRGQKPRQPGTIAFHRWLRNKIAANVPYDEMVRGVLTATGDVSVNPPAQWYAEVRYLDRYVDDMAQVFLGLRIGCARCHHHPFEKYSQQDYYGLAAFFSRVNRTGGTGVAERRANEMISVKQTGQVKHPVTGEVVPPHGLGGPDLEIPPFEDPRHYLVDWMTQPDNPYFARAFVNRMWAHFFGRGLVHPLDDLRVTNPAANEPLLAELAEEFTRSGYDMRHIVELICTSSTYQLSSHANEINLEETQNYARFYPQRISAEVLLDAIDDVTDSPTRFSGLPKTTRALQLPDEDYSNQFLTLFGRPKRESACECERVSEPSLSQSLFVMNNGFVLSKATGPYAVDLAKDKREAERKVRALFLKTLSREPTPQETKNALKYIASEKDQKTAFGNLIWTLVNTKEFLFVH from the coding sequence ATGAAATTATTCAAAGCAAATATAACCGGAACCAGAGTTATCAGTAGCCTGGGTGCGTTCCTGCTCACGATCTGTTGTTGCAGTCCTATGCTGCTGTCTGCGGAAACGGAATTCAAACCGGTCAAAATCACTCCCGAAGCCACTGTCCGGATGAAAGTCTGGCCGGAACGCATCCACCTGCGGGGACGCGACAGTCGCCAGCAACTGCTGGTCACAGGCATCACCGCAGCAGAGACCACACACGACCTGACCCGTGCGGTCCGCTTCCATTTCAAAGATCCTCAGCTGGCGACCATCGATGCCGCCGGGGTACTCACTCCCCGGGCTACTGGGAAAACGGAGCTCCAGATCAAATGGGGTTCTCACACGAAATCCATTCCCATCGAGGTTGAAGAGGGGGAAACCTATCTCCCGCTCGATTTCACCAACGATATCGCTCCCATCCTGACTCGCCAGGGTTGTAACGGCGGCGGCTGTCACGGTAAATCTGGTGGACGCGGTGGATTCCAGCTCTCGCTGTTCGGCTTCCAGCCTGAACAGGATTACGAATGGGTCACCCGTGATATCCGCGGTCGGCGGATTTTTCCCGCTTCCCCTGAAGATTCGCTGCTGCTTCGCAAAGCCACTATGAAAATCCCGCACGGGGGCGGGAAGCGACTCGAAGAAAGCAGCCCGGAATATGCCCGCCTGGTCCGTTGGATTGAAGCCAATACCCCACACGGTCCGGCAGATGCCCCCGAGCTGGTCAAGCTGACCGTAGAACCTGAATTCGAATCGCTGGGACACAATGAACAACAACAACTGACCGGCACCGCGCATTATTCGGATGGCTCCAGACGCGATGTCACGCCGCTGGTGGAATTCCGCTCCAATGATACGTCCGTCGGCACCGTCGATGAACGAGGCCTGGTCACCTCACTGGAACGGACCGGCGAAACCTCGGTACTGGCACTCTACCAGGGTGAAGTCTCCGTCGCGAAAATCCTGGTCCCCTCGACTGAGCAACCAGAGTCCTGGCCCGACTTTCCGATAGCGAACTTCATTGACGAACATATCCAGCGCAAGCTCAAAGTGCTGCAGGTGCCCCCTTCCCCTCTGGCCGATGACGCGACATTTATCCGCAGGGCGTCGCTGCAGATTGCTGGACGCATCCCGACTCCCGATGAGGTCGAGTCCTATGCGAACAGCACTGATCCCGATAAACGCAATAAGCTGATCGCACGGCTGGTCCGATCCGGGGACTACGCCGATCACTTCGCCCAGAAATGGTCCGACCTTTTACGGAACAAACGCCGGGGCCAGAAACCGCGTCAACCCGGGACAATCGCCTTTCACCGCTGGCTGCGAAACAAGATCGCCGCTAATGTCCCCTACGATGAAATGGTGCGCGGCGTATTGACGGCGACCGGGGATGTTTCAGTCAATCCCCCGGCCCAGTGGTATGCGGAAGTCCGTTACCTGGATCGGTACGTGGATGACATGGCCCAGGTCTTTCTCGGTCTGCGGATCGGCTGTGCCCGCTGCCATCATCATCCGTTCGAGAAATATAGTCAGCAGGATTACTACGGGCTGGCGGCTTTCTTCAGCCGGGTCAATCGGACCGGTGGCACAGGCGTCGCCGAGCGACGAGCCAACGAAATGATCTCCGTCAAACAGACCGGGCAGGTCAAACATCCTGTCACCGGAGAAGTCGTACCACCCCATGGACTGGGAGGACCGGACCTGGAGATCCCGCCTTTCGAAGATCCCCGGCACTACCTGGTTGACTGGATGACCCAACCAGATAACCCCTACTTTGCCCGGGCTTTCGTGAACCGGATGTGGGCCCATTTCTTCGGTCGCGGCCTGGTGCATCCCCTCGATGACCTGCGAGTCACCAATCCCGCCGCCAACGAGCCGCTTCTGGCAGAACTGGCGGAGGAATTCACTCGCTCCGGCTATGACATGCGGCATATCGTGGAGCTGATCTGCACGAGCAGCACCTACCAGTTGAGCTCACACGCCAACGAGATCAACCTGGAAGAAACGCAGAACTACGCCCGCTTTTACCCGCAGCGAATCTCGGCTGAGGTCCTGCTGGACGCGATCGACGATGTTACCGATTCGCCTACACGATTCAGCGGCCTCCCCAAAACCACGCGGGCCCTGCAACTGCCCGACGAAGATTACTCCAATCAGTTCCTGACGCTCTTCGGTCGCCCCAAACGCGAAAGTGCCTGCGAATGCGAACGGGTTTCGGAACCGAGCCTCTCGCAATCCTTGTTTGTGATGAATAATGGTTTCGTGCTCTCCAAAGCGACGGGGCCCTACGCGGTCGACCTGGCGAAAGACAAACGCGAGGCAGAACGCAAAGTTCGGGCACTGTTCCTGAAGACCCTCTCCCGCGAACCGACACCGCAGGAGACTAAAAACGCGCTGAAATATATCGCCAGCGAAAAAGATCAGAAGACCGCCTTCGGCAATCTGATCTGGACGCTGGTCAACACCAAAGAATTTCTGTTTGTCCATTAA
- a CDS encoding PPC domain-containing protein, producing the protein MLQTNLRQSVSRILLSGTALFWLACVPLTVSAAPPNLVGVFPLSCPAGASTNIKLKGKQLTDIRLAQLTAPGVSIKVINDQSLQITVPAETPPGDYDLRVLTSQGLSQPHVVQITAWPTITADEQADTPDSAETLKIPGGVDARFDHTGDIDWYAFPDTAGQTITIRCRSRSLGGSAEPLFTLSAPSGEEIAFASAAELEPALHLKLPETGTYRIKVFERAYRSDANSAYHLSVNTGPRLLAAFPALIPASKPSQLRIQGLDLPGVAEDSTQLLQQKTISVDPATDTDATQSVSFAATSPLSQGLWLQLPHTAGSVRLMTTDTPIVVDQDPENHSQTTAQEIKIPCDIAGQFPQPRDLDWYRFTAEKGQQLSLAAFGERLGQRMDLELSLFDDKGKLLLNLSDQKQAKGDATPVSAASLDPEGTWKAPQSGTFYLLVRDLYGVSLGGFERQYRVRITNRVPDFRVFAYPGELERKHGTTLHPGGHTHVALYVDRQHGFDKPVHIHAVDLPEGLTADDVIIPKHQSAAVLSIQTDRSLKPDILNLKLQATSEDQQLIRKVQPMTVTDAGNFTQVNTLAAGIAEPAPVVLTISPPQQPLTVGGKLELVAKLETGDSSISSPIELKWHTVMVDAKQKSVPLFKPTKSIPPTQTKSELTAILSDKLQPGEYLLWLSATTKVEFSPAADQKQKKAKPVPVSIVTNVITLKVEPEQNPKKPKQK; encoded by the coding sequence ATGTTACAAACCAACCTGCGACAATCGGTCAGCAGAATCCTGCTCAGCGGAACCGCCCTGTTCTGGCTGGCGTGCGTCCCGCTGACTGTCAGTGCCGCGCCTCCGAACCTGGTGGGCGTCTTTCCTCTCAGCTGCCCCGCCGGTGCCTCCACGAACATCAAGCTGAAGGGCAAGCAGCTCACAGACATCCGTCTCGCCCAACTGACTGCCCCCGGCGTCTCGATCAAAGTCATCAACGACCAGAGTCTGCAGATCACCGTTCCCGCAGAAACACCGCCCGGCGATTACGACCTCCGCGTCTTGACCAGCCAGGGACTGAGCCAGCCTCACGTCGTGCAGATCACCGCCTGGCCCACGATCACCGCAGACGAACAGGCCGACACCCCGGATTCCGCTGAGACGTTGAAAATACCAGGGGGAGTCGACGCTCGTTTCGATCACACTGGAGACATCGACTGGTACGCCTTCCCCGACACTGCAGGTCAAACCATCACGATTCGCTGCCGTTCCCGATCGCTGGGAGGCTCAGCCGAACCGCTGTTCACACTCAGTGCCCCCAGCGGAGAAGAGATCGCGTTCGCTTCCGCAGCAGAACTGGAACCAGCTCTACATCTGAAACTGCCCGAGACAGGCACCTACCGCATCAAGGTCTTCGAACGCGCTTACCGCAGTGATGCGAACAGTGCCTACCATCTTTCGGTCAACACCGGACCACGCCTGCTGGCCGCGTTTCCCGCACTGATCCCCGCCAGTAAACCGAGCCAGCTCCGCATTCAAGGACTCGACCTGCCCGGCGTGGCAGAGGATTCCACACAACTCCTGCAGCAGAAAACCATCTCTGTTGATCCAGCTACAGACACGGATGCAACACAGTCAGTTTCATTCGCTGCCACAAGTCCCCTCTCGCAAGGTCTGTGGTTGCAACTTCCCCACACAGCAGGATCCGTGAGGCTGATGACTACCGACACACCGATCGTCGTCGATCAGGATCCGGAGAATCACTCGCAGACAACGGCACAAGAGATCAAGATTCCCTGTGACATCGCCGGCCAGTTTCCCCAACCGCGCGATCTGGACTGGTACCGGTTCACCGCTGAGAAGGGACAACAGTTAAGTCTCGCCGCTTTTGGTGAACGGCTGGGACAACGCATGGATCTCGAACTTTCCCTCTTCGACGACAAAGGCAAGCTGCTCCTGAATCTCTCAGATCAGAAACAGGCCAAAGGTGACGCCACTCCTGTCTCGGCTGCTTCTCTGGATCCGGAAGGAACCTGGAAGGCTCCCCAGTCGGGCACGTTCTATCTGCTGGTACGTGACCTGTATGGCGTGAGCTTGGGCGGCTTTGAGCGACAGTACCGGGTGCGTATCACAAACAGAGTGCCGGACTTTCGCGTCTTCGCTTACCCGGGTGAGTTGGAGCGGAAACACGGAACCACGTTACATCCGGGGGGACACACGCACGTCGCGCTCTACGTTGACCGACAGCATGGGTTTGACAAACCCGTCCACATTCACGCCGTCGATCTCCCCGAGGGGCTGACTGCCGACGATGTCATCATCCCCAAACACCAGTCAGCAGCAGTGCTTTCGATTCAGACGGACCGCAGTCTGAAACCAGATATTCTCAACCTGAAACTCCAGGCAACGTCCGAGGATCAGCAGCTGATCCGCAAAGTCCAGCCTATGACTGTCACTGATGCCGGCAACTTCACACAAGTAAACACACTCGCAGCAGGTATCGCTGAACCAGCCCCTGTTGTGTTGACGATCTCACCACCACAACAACCGCTGACCGTGGGTGGTAAACTGGAACTGGTAGCGAAGTTGGAAACCGGTGATTCATCGATTTCATCGCCCATCGAATTGAAGTGGCATACGGTAATGGTCGATGCCAAACAGAAGAGCGTCCCCTTATTCAAGCCCACGAAATCGATCCCCCCCACTCAAACCAAGAGTGAACTGACAGCCATCCTGTCAGATAAACTGCAGCCGGGAGAGTATCTTCTCTGGCTGTCCGCCACCACCAAAGTGGAGTTCTCACCTGCAGCAGATCAGAAACAGAAAAAAGCAAAACCGGTTCCCGTCTCGATTGTGACCAACGTCATCACACTCAAAGTGGAACCAGAACAGAACCCGAAAAAACCAAAGCAGAAATAG
- a CDS encoding DUF1501 domain-containing protein: MSDQTPSNWFNSCGRVSRRSFLNNASLGLTGIALADLLQRESSSGNAVQAAESAIINGQPHFAPKAKSVIWYFMLGGTSHMESFDPKPALNKHAGKTIGDTEYNDLVTNSPYYRKNVRDFGGKPRKLMAQLYPLQVGYRKRGESGIEISDWWEHVGSCADDLAVVRSMWTTDNDHAAQLQFHTGRHIFDGFFPSIGSWVHYGLGSLNDNLPQFVVMGTPPGDCCGGTGAHDGSYLGPEHSGVKMSVNPSNPLPFGTPGSKVSREERRGQLELLSELNTLAGAAYPDDAEMRARIKSYELAFRMQMAVPEVVNISEETPATQNLYGLDNKETQRVGQQSLIARRLVERGVRFVQIYDGGWDAHSKLKQNHSQRIGQVDKPIAGLLKDLKQRGLLDETLVVWATEFGRTPGSERSDGRDHHPYGFSIWMAGGGIKQGVTHGATDEIGFHAVEHRHYVTDLHATILHQLGLNHHSLEVPGHKRLEIDFGEPIKEIIA; encoded by the coding sequence ATGTCTGACCAAACACCCTCTAACTGGTTCAACTCCTGCGGCCGTGTCTCGCGACGTTCGTTTCTGAACAACGCCAGCCTGGGACTGACGGGCATCGCCCTGGCGGACCTGTTGCAACGTGAAAGTTCGTCTGGTAACGCGGTGCAGGCAGCAGAATCGGCCATCATCAACGGACAGCCGCACTTCGCCCCCAAAGCCAAATCGGTGATCTGGTATTTCATGCTGGGCGGCACAAGCCACATGGAAAGTTTCGACCCCAAGCCCGCCCTCAACAAGCATGCAGGCAAGACGATCGGCGATACTGAATACAACGACCTGGTCACCAACTCCCCCTACTATCGCAAAAACGTGCGCGACTTCGGCGGCAAGCCCCGCAAGCTGATGGCTCAGCTCTATCCCCTCCAGGTCGGCTATCGCAAACGGGGTGAGAGTGGCATTGAAATCAGCGACTGGTGGGAGCATGTCGGAAGCTGCGCCGATGATCTGGCCGTCGTCCGTTCAATGTGGACCACCGACAATGATCACGCGGCTCAGCTCCAGTTTCACACGGGCCGCCACATCTTTGACGGCTTCTTCCCTTCAATCGGCTCGTGGGTGCACTACGGGCTGGGATCACTGAATGACAATCTGCCTCAGTTCGTGGTGATGGGCACGCCCCCCGGCGACTGTTGCGGCGGAACCGGCGCCCATGATGGCAGCTACCTGGGCCCGGAACATTCCGGGGTGAAGATGTCCGTCAATCCGAGCAATCCACTCCCCTTCGGCACTCCGGGCAGCAAAGTTTCCCGCGAAGAACGCCGCGGTCAGCTGGAACTCTTAAGCGAACTGAATACGCTCGCCGGCGCCGCTTATCCCGACGATGCCGAAATGCGGGCCCGGATCAAATCCTATGAACTCGCCTTCCGCATGCAGATGGCCGTCCCCGAAGTCGTCAACATCAGCGAGGAAACCCCCGCCACCCAGAACCTGTATGGCCTCGATAATAAAGAAACCCAACGCGTCGGCCAGCAGTCCTTGATTGCCCGCCGACTGGTGGAACGGGGGGTCCGCTTTGTGCAGATCTATGATGGTGGCTGGGACGCACATTCCAAACTCAAGCAGAACCACAGCCAGCGGATCGGCCAGGTCGACAAACCGATCGCCGGCCTGCTCAAAGACCTCAAGCAGCGGGGTCTGCTCGATGAAACCCTGGTCGTCTGGGCCACCGAGTTCGGTCGCACCCCCGGCTCCGAACGGTCAGACGGACGCGATCATCATCCCTACGGCTTCTCGATCTGGATGGCCGGCGGTGGCATCAAACAAGGTGTCACACACGGCGCCACCGACGAAATCGGCTTCCACGCGGTCGAACACCGACATTACGTGACCGACCTGCACGCCACCATCCTGCATCAGCTGGGACTCAATCACCACAGCCTGGAAGTCCCCGGCCACAAACGCCTCGAAATCGACTTCGGCGAACCGATCAAAGAGATCATCGCTTAA
- a CDS encoding DUF1553 domain-containing protein, translated as MTANRLTDCIVLLALSLCGTAPLSAADSVDYLKQIKPLLRTKCQSCHGALKQNSSFRVDTAEFLRKGGDSGPGFEPGKADDSLLLGVLTGDAGFKMPPEGAGKPLTLDELALFRQWINAGAPAPENEVPEQDPRQFWSYQTPVKPAVPKVKNKAWVRNEIDAFLAADHEQHNLVPRPPAEPAVLLRRLYLDLTGLPPTTAELEAFLADPSEEAYIATVDKLLASPRYGERWGRHWMDVWRYSDWYGSRGINEIRYSQRHIWRWRDWIVESVNADKPYDRMIVEMLAGDELEPDNPDVVRATGFLGRNWYKFDRNVWMFDTVEHTSVAFLGLTMKCARCHDHKYDPLDQVEYYRFRAFFEPHNVRTDALSGTVDKEKDATLGMVLKDGLARVYDKELEQPTYLFQRGDDRQPDKEHPLTPAVPVNLTKEPVTIKPVELPLASYYPALRPDILKEKVQQAEQEIKSAEAALHKSDTTIQQVEQQLADLQQGSAIETDARPAIINERFQQPNPDLWQTVSGKWEYIDGCLRQTNTGAFRTMVSQIDLPLNFQGRLRYKTLEPGQIHSVGLFFDAVDLRDAQAIYTAISNNKPTVQAFHRTAGRESYPRAGIFPCEIELNKEVVLDFVVEGQQLNVWLDGKLKLAYTMPIPRQAGKFALWNHSAHSEFYELRIEPLAPGFQLAQSVKEDRRSPFAAPSKDNLQQDLTLAQAAREIAELNVQLQQAELKSLRARIAAEQAKIKEAADYETLAKTASLREREAAAVQASLAVKQAQRDLATLPASTGDQPDKKRTAAEQKVAAAEKNLQTAQAAVKKEDTKYTPLGETFPRTSTGRRLALARWIADEQNPRTARVAVNHIWLRHFNQALVPSVANFGLNGRLPTHPELLDWLAVTFMEQGWQMKPLHRQIVLSTAYRMSSAPGESESNRATDPNNRYLWRMNSRRMEAEMVRDSLLATAGTLDETRGGPELDEKQGETIHRRSLYFRNTPNEKMEFLELFDLANPNACYERLVSVVPQQALALTNSSLSLDQARLLAEQLDKTTKTDAAFIQAAFKQILSRPATAAEITACTNFLERHTSLLQQQEQQQFPGGGTSKRPPAADPRQRARENLVHVLYSHNDFVTVR; from the coding sequence ATGACTGCCAACCGACTCACGGATTGCATTGTACTGCTGGCGCTGAGCCTCTGTGGAACCGCTCCCCTCTCTGCAGCGGATTCGGTCGATTATCTCAAGCAGATCAAGCCATTGCTCCGCACGAAATGTCAGTCTTGCCACGGTGCCTTAAAACAGAATTCCAGCTTTCGCGTCGACACCGCTGAGTTCCTCCGTAAAGGGGGCGACTCCGGTCCCGGCTTCGAACCAGGCAAGGCGGATGACAGTCTGCTGCTGGGCGTACTGACCGGTGACGCCGGCTTCAAGATGCCACCTGAAGGAGCCGGCAAACCGCTCACCCTGGATGAACTGGCCCTGTTCCGCCAGTGGATCAACGCCGGTGCCCCCGCTCCGGAAAATGAAGTCCCCGAACAGGATCCGCGACAGTTCTGGTCTTACCAGACGCCGGTCAAACCAGCGGTCCCCAAGGTCAAAAACAAAGCCTGGGTGCGTAACGAAATCGACGCCTTCCTCGCTGCGGATCACGAACAACACAATCTGGTCCCCCGCCCTCCCGCAGAACCGGCCGTCCTGCTCCGACGTCTGTACCTCGACCTCACTGGCCTCCCCCCTACGACGGCAGAGCTGGAAGCTTTCCTCGCCGATCCTTCCGAAGAAGCCTACATCGCAACGGTCGACAAGCTGCTCGCCAGCCCCCGCTACGGGGAACGCTGGGGACGGCACTGGATGGACGTCTGGCGGTACAGCGACTGGTACGGCTCCCGCGGAATCAACGAGATCCGCTACAGCCAGCGGCACATCTGGCGCTGGCGCGACTGGATCGTCGAATCCGTCAATGCTGACAAGCCCTATGACCGGATGATCGTCGAGATGCTGGCCGGCGATGAACTCGAACCGGACAATCCCGATGTCGTCCGGGCCACCGGCTTCCTGGGTCGCAACTGGTACAAGTTCGACCGCAACGTCTGGATGTTCGATACCGTCGAGCACACGTCCGTCGCCTTCCTGGGACTGACGATGAAATGCGCCCGCTGCCACGATCACAAATACGATCCCCTGGATCAGGTTGAATACTATCGCTTCCGCGCTTTCTTCGAGCCACACAATGTTCGTACCGATGCCCTCTCAGGCACGGTCGACAAGGAAAAAGATGCCACGCTGGGCATGGTTCTTAAAGACGGCCTCGCACGTGTGTATGACAAGGAACTGGAACAGCCCACCTATCTCTTCCAGCGCGGCGATGATCGTCAGCCCGACAAAGAACATCCCCTCACCCCCGCGGTCCCGGTAAACCTCACCAAAGAACCGGTAACCATCAAGCCCGTCGAACTCCCCCTGGCCAGCTATTACCCGGCGCTGCGTCCTGATATCCTCAAAGAAAAAGTGCAGCAGGCCGAGCAGGAAATCAAATCCGCAGAAGCAGCACTGCACAAGTCCGACACCACCATCCAGCAGGTCGAGCAACAACTGGCCGACCTGCAACAGGGATCTGCGATAGAGACCGACGCGCGTCCCGCGATCATCAACGAACGTTTCCAGCAGCCGAACCCCGATCTCTGGCAAACCGTCTCGGGCAAATGGGAGTACATCGACGGCTGTCTGCGACAGACCAATACCGGCGCCTTTCGGACCATGGTTTCCCAGATTGATCTGCCACTGAATTTCCAGGGGCGGCTGCGTTACAAAACCCTGGAGCCGGGTCAGATCCATTCGGTCGGTCTCTTCTTTGATGCCGTCGACCTCCGCGATGCCCAGGCGATCTACACCGCGATCAGCAACAACAAACCGACCGTGCAGGCCTTCCACCGCACAGCAGGCCGCGAGTCGTATCCCCGGGCCGGCATCTTCCCCTGTGAAATTGAACTCAACAAAGAGGTCGTTCTCGATTTTGTCGTGGAAGGCCAGCAGCTCAACGTCTGGCTCGACGGCAAACTGAAACTGGCTTACACGATGCCCATCCCCCGCCAGGCCGGTAAGTTCGCCCTCTGGAATCACTCGGCCCACTCAGAATTTTACGAGCTGCGGATCGAACCGCTGGCCCCTGGCTTTCAACTCGCCCAGTCCGTGAAAGAAGACCGGCGTTCCCCCTTCGCGGCCCCTTCGAAAGACAATTTGCAGCAGGATCTCACGCTCGCTCAGGCAGCACGCGAGATCGCCGAACTGAATGTGCAACTGCAACAGGCCGAGCTGAAATCACTTCGGGCACGGATCGCCGCCGAACAGGCGAAAATCAAAGAGGCCGCTGATTATGAAACGCTCGCAAAAACGGCCAGCCTCCGTGAACGGGAAGCCGCAGCCGTTCAGGCGTCTCTCGCGGTCAAACAGGCACAGCGGGATCTGGCAACTCTGCCCGCATCCACAGGAGACCAGCCCGACAAAAAACGGACCGCGGCCGAACAGAAAGTCGCGGCTGCTGAGAAAAATCTGCAGACAGCCCAGGCAGCCGTTAAAAAAGAAGACACGAAATACACGCCACTGGGAGAAACGTTCCCCCGCACCAGTACCGGCCGCCGCCTGGCCCTGGCCCGCTGGATTGCCGATGAACAGAACCCGCGTACCGCACGGGTCGCCGTGAATCACATCTGGCTGCGTCATTTCAACCAGGCCCTGGTTCCCTCCGTCGCCAACTTCGGTTTGAACGGACGGCTGCCTACGCATCCGGAACTGCTCGACTGGCTGGCGGTCACATTTATGGAACAGGGCTGGCAGATGAAACCCCTGCATCGCCAGATCGTACTCTCCACTGCTTACCGCATGAGTTCGGCTCCCGGAGAATCTGAATCGAACCGGGCCACTGATCCCAACAATCGTTATCTCTGGCGGATGAACTCCCGCCGCATGGAGGCAGAAATGGTCCGCGACAGCCTGCTCGCCACCGCGGGGACCCTCGATGAAACCCGGGGCGGACCGGAACTCGATGAAAAGCAGGGAGAGACCATTCACCGCCGCAGTCTCTACTTCCGCAACACTCCCAACGAAAAAATGGAATTCCTGGAGCTCTTCGATCTGGCCAACCCGAACGCCTGCTACGAACGGCTCGTAAGCGTCGTGCCACAGCAGGCACTCGCCCTGACCAACAGCTCCCTGTCACTCGATCAGGCCCGCCTGCTGGCAGAACAACTCGATAAAACAACGAAAACCGATGCCGCGTTTATCCAGGCGGCCTTCAAACAGATTCTCTCCCGTCCCGCGACGGCAGCAGAGATCACCGCCTGCACGAATTTTTTAGAGCGACATACCAGTCTGCTCCAGCAGCAGGAGCAGCAGCAGTTTCCCGGCGGAGGGACTTCGAAACGTCCACCTGCCGCCGATCCCAGACAACGGGCCCGCGAGAACCTGGTCCATGTCCTCTACAGCCATAACGATTTTGTCACCGTCCGTTAA